AACCAAGTGCTGCTATAATTAGACTCATCCCCAAATGTTGCTGAAGGATCTCGTAGTCTCCATCTCAGTGCACATGGCTGAGTTTCATGAACCAGGGTGGCAAAGGAGTACACTAAAGACGGCCCATTATGTGTTTTGGGTTTCCATGTTTCGAGGGTCTAGGGCCTAGGCTCAGCTAAAATGTCAGATGGGTTTGTAGGTTCCAGCCAAATTTTCCTTCCTAGCACAGCTGCGCCACCATCCTCTAGGACGCTTTGGAAttccccttctgcttctcctgctcctcctcctccttcttgtcctctgctccccctcccctcccccttcccactcccctcccccacacccctcccctcccctcctcatccctctccccacacccctcccttccctctcctcctccccaggtaTTCGATTTTGGAAAACACACCCTCGCTTCCCATCTCTATCCTACTGGGTCCATCTTGGCTGAGGCGGGGCTATCGTTGCACTCCCCAGCGTTACTTGAGTTATCTGTCTCTTCTCCCAAGTTGTGGTGCCGGGCCCTCCTTTTCAGCTCTGGTTTCTTGCCTGACTTTCCCGGACTCGTGCCTGCCGTCCGGAGAAGGAGTGACCGTCTACAGATTCTCTGGTTCCATGTGTTTTCACCATCAAACGatttttccttgcttccctttTGGCGGCTCCAGCAGGGAAGTTCGCTTGGGAATGCATTCCGTTTGCGTGGGCCGGATTCCCGACAGCAGAGCTCCCGATGCCTTTGGGCATGAGTCCTTGGGGCTGCTGGACAGCTTCTGACCTGTGTTGACCTGGGAGATGGCCCCAGGCGAGTGAGGGCAGCTCCCcgctcccctcccactccccatcttcccctccccctcttttcccctcccccacccactgtTGGGACGTGCATTCGACCTGGCTTCCCTGGGAGACAGGCTTGCCAAGAGAACTGCTTTGACGTAGCCGGGTGTAGCTGACACGTTTCGGCCTGGATAGACTTCAGGGGACCGGACCCTCATCAGGCCTCTCTGGAAAGGCTTTGAAGATGCTGGCAGACAGGAGGGGCAACCTAGCCATGTTGGGTTCGCCCAGGACAAGCCTCGCACTTCGAAGCCGCCTCCTAGTGTGCTAGTGGGGTCTGCCCCTTTCTTCATGCACTCCCTGGCCCGTGAGGAAGGGGGCGGGCTGCAGATGACAGCTGGAAAAGTTTCCAAAGTTTGTGACCGAAGAGCATGACCCGTGTGTCGAATCCTGTGTCCGTCGGTGCATTCAGCCTTCCTATAGGAATGAGCGGGTCCTCAGCCTCCAGTCAAGGAAATGCCTCAGGCCTGGAATGCAATGAGGTCCAGGAGATGCCGAGGGAATTGGGAAGTAGACACCGGGAAGCTAGGCCCTCCACACTGGAAAGAACACTGGGGCCAAGCCTTGTCACCACGAACCCAGGGTTGGGGAAAGCCATGGAGAGCAAACACTGCGTGGAATGGGAAAACGTGTGAAAACCAGAGAGCCCTGGAGCCCATTCAGCCCGGGGAACGGAGGATGCCAGGCTTCCAAAAAAAGGTCCTTGCTGGACTCCGGATTGGCCTTTCAGTCCAAGTCCCCTAACATGGACACATGGGAACCCTTCAAGTTTCTCAAGGTGGAAGGGGGGGTTGGCATCCCGAGGCAGCGATTTCCATAAATAGGGGTGGGGCGTGCCCAATCCCTTGATAAGGCCCGTGCTCCCGGGAACTCCACATTTGGCCAGCAGCCTCTGTGCCGTACGGGTGTCTCTCCGGCCATGGATGACTCACGCACGCCCAACGGTAAGTAGACATCAGCACCTGGGCTCTCCTTCTGGCTCATCTGAAATGCATTCCTGCCCTTTCAGGGATGTGGACGAGGGGAGAAATGGCCCCCTGAGACTGCAGGGATGGCTCTGGCTGGACTCTGTGTAAGGAAGCCATTGGGCCAAATGATTGAGGGAGTGGCTTGGttagttctgtttttcctttctattttttgtttttattcattgatttctttgGCCCTGTTGAAATTGACATGGGAGCGGTAGCCCTGCTGcccacccacagctcctctgtgAGAAGTCCTGACGTGCAGCTGCACAGAAAGCTGCAGCCGTTGTCCAAGGCTTCCGATCGCATGCAGCGCATTTCTAGTGGAACACGTTAGGACATTTGAGTTGGTGGTGTTGGTACTTTCTCGCTGTGGTTTAGCAGCTCCCTCTTGCCTTGAGTTCCCTGGGAACAGGTCCGTTTCTCTGCTGTCCCTGGAAGTAGTCCACACACAGGATACCCAAGAAGCACGGCAGGTCATAGGTTCCCTTGCCACCAAACTCAACACTAGGGCTCGGGAGGCACTGATCCCAGAAACCCTTGACTTGCCTCCCACTCGACTCCAAAGTAGGGAGTGGAGACTGTGGGCAGGGGCGGCTGGGGGCGCATGTGGTGGTGGGGCTTTCTGAAGGCAAAAGCCCCAAGGCCAGGCTACCTTGTGCTCCATGACTTCTGTCCGAAGCAATCTCACAGGAGCTGGCAAGGAGGAAGGGTGCTTGTGAAGGAAGCATCGCTTGGGGTGCGCAAGCCGCGCCTTGCGTCCTTCCAGGCAGACACCTTGACACCCTAGTATGGCAGCTGGCAGTGGCTAGCGGGGTATTCCTTTGTCGGGAGGGCTGATGTTCTAGAGTTTGAATACACTTCAGGAAATCCAAGTCGTCCCGAAACCCGGGACGTGCCCGACACCACGTCGGGCTTTCCGCAGAACGTGTGAACAAGCCCAGTCCTATTCCTCTGCATCACAGAGAACAAGTGTCCACTAGGACAGGGCTCTATCACTCCAAGCtttccacagagaaaaatagCACGCACACAGCCAGTCCACATGACACGTTGACGTCCAGGATGGGGTGCTCATCCTCTGTGGTGTCACAGCCCAGGCGTCATCAGAATCAGGGTCGGGGCATGAGGGCCGCAATGTGGGTATCCGACACACCCTACCAACGTGTGGCCGTTCTTGGCTTGATTTTCAAGTAGTTCAAGCAGGTGTGCCATGGGTGTGTGAGGAGCCGCAAGGCGGGCTCTTCTAGCTGGCCTAAAGTTCGAGGTCCGTCCTGCCAGGGGTCATCCAGACGTTGCACTTCCATCAGCCGGCGGCCGCGTCCCCTGGTTGGGAACATCTTCCACCCATTTGGAACATGACCCTGTTGCCCTTGGTCTTCCCAGCTGGTTGGTTTCTAGTTCTCTGGGCTGCCGGTGAGTGGGTGGTAGATCCCAAGAACATGAGCCACCTCATCTTTGCTACTTGGCCTAGATGGAAGGCCCAGGGTCACCCCttcagcagggctgtgtgtgtgcttCTGTTAGATAGAAAGGGACGGTCATCTGTGCACTGGGGTCTACTCCCCCCCGCCTCCCGGACACAAAAAGAAGCCTGGTGTGGCACCACCAGTCAACAACACACACCGCCGTTGGTGCAGCCATACGGATTCCCTCTCAGACGTTTCCCCCTCTTGTCTTTGGCAGGCCCACGCCCAAGTGGACAGCGGAGAAAGAGGCTGGTTCTGAAGCTCAGTCAAAAGGATGCTCTGCAAGCCCTCTTTCAACAGAACCCCTACCCTGGCATCAAGGCCCGAGAGAGCCTGGCCCGAGATCTGGGCATTCCCGAAAGCAGAATTCAGGTAAATGTCAGTCTCGGGATCCCTGTTCTCTCGGGTTCCGTGTCCAGATGTCACCCGGCCCGAGCCGAGTGAGTCCCAATTCCAGGTCGGGGAGCTGGCTGCCGAGACTTAGCCGGGCTTCGTCTCTCGTGCATTGGGAGGGAACCAAAGATAAGCCAGCCAGCCTCAGGGAAAAGGGGTGTCCTCTAACAAGCCTCTGTGCTGAAGGGTTTGTACGTGGTTTCTGAGTCCAATATGCAATTGGCTACAGACACTTCGTGGTGGGGTGCACGCTATGGAGAGTAGCCGCCTCCTCCCCTTGGTGCTCCTGGTCCGGGTGCTGGAGGCAAGCCTGGACTCCACTCCCGGCTAGGAATGGCTGTCCCCTGGGAGAACAGGGCCAGAGGGATGTGAGTGGCCCTTGGTCCTACGGGAGGTCAGGAATCAAAGCCGAGGGAAAGAGGGTGCGTGAGGCTGCATGTGCCAGGGGGTTCAGTATTTTCTGGCTCACCTCCGAGGCGGTAGCGGTGCTCAAGGCTTCCTGTCTGGTCAGGTGGGAGAGGAGCCCTGAAAGGGGAGAACCTTAGGAGCAGGAGCACTGTGCCTGCGACCTTTCAAGGGGCACTAAGACGCGTAGGCTTCCCTTACTGAACTGACTGGCAGGTTCAACAAACTGCCCACACAGCCCCATCAGAGATGCctaaaaatggacacacacacGCCCACACCCTCACCGACACCCATATCTACCCCGATGGCCACACATCCAccaaccccaaccccacccccttgCCACCCGGCCGTCCCCCAAGCCTCACACGACCTCACACGACCTCACTCGGCTGCACCCTACCCTTCATTATGCCgctccactccactccactccactccactccatccaCACGTAACTCTGCATTTGATTCTTGGGTAACGAAGAAGGCAGCATGTGGCTTCAATGTTGGAGACAATGACACATATTTGAACGATGGGGATCGGGTACCTAAGAGCCTCCATACCTGGAAGTGACAGGACCTTGCCCTCCTAAGAGTTCCCTGTCAAGGAGTCTTTTCCAGGCAGCATGGGGTTTTCAGGAGTTCGCGCGCCTTCAGGGAATTTTGGACAAGAGCACTCACCTATGCATGGTGTGTTAGGAAAGGGTGCTGTCCATGGGgccaggagggagacagaggaacaTTCCTCAGGCACTGAGCATGGTCAAAAAGGAGGCACAAAGACTCAAAGGGAGCCAGTGAGAGAAAcaacagagagaaatggaaacagagacagagacagggactgagagagaggaaaagagaaacaggcaTAAACAGGTAGACGGACAGAATCGGAGACTGAGACTAACAGGCCAACAGGGACCATGGCAGGTGACAGGAATGGAAAATgtcaagagagacagagagctaaACAGAGAGAGACTGAACCGGATAGCAAGAGAAATGATGAGACAGAGTGGGTTGGGGGAGGAAACGAGGGAtatggagaggagaagagagagggagaatatCAGCAAGCCCTTTCAGACTGACTTTGGGAAAGCAAACATTGTCTCCTGCCTCACGTGTTTTTTGTCTTTGGATTCCAGAGGGAGGATGGCAGGGGATATGCTGATTTTCTTCCGTGCAGTGTGTTTTCTGGAATCCTGTGCAGTTCTTCCGAGGTGAAAGCCATAATCTGTGGCAAGTCCAGTCCCTTTGGGTGCTGAATACTTCCACTGGGGGCACATGGAGTCTAGAGTTTGTCCACTCCTTGGCTTGTCTGTTTGTTGTGTTGCGAATCACTGTGATAGCTCTTGAAATCTGTCCCTAAGCATTTGAGTGACAGGGATTTTACTCCTTCTACTTAGGTGTGGTTTCAAAACCAACGAAGAAGAAGCCTAAGGTAGAGCCGACCGCCGTCGGGGAACTTCTTACCAGACGGGCAATCGCATCCTGTGCACGAGCCTCAGGCTCTGACGCAAGGTGAGTCCCTGGCTTTCCAAAGGCATTTTCCCATTTGGGTTCCTGGAGACAGATTCATCTCTGAACGTGGGTGACAAGTAGTCAGCAGAGAACCCTTAGGAGAGGAAACAAGCCTATCTGGGCCTTGCCCTGCTAGTGCTCACACTATGAGCATCATGGCCCTGTTTGGAGGGCGGGGTCTTGCATGGCCAGGAAGCCTTTCAACCCTCTGGTCCTGAAACTGTCCAAAGTGCAGAGTTCCCTTCTCTTATCCACTCACAAAGATTTTCCTCGGGCTCCATAGCAAGATTCGTTCCAGAATTGGCCCATCAGGGCTTCAGAACACTCCAGAAAACATGCTGGGAACCAACCATACAGCAAACaagagaaacaagcaaacaaacagtcaagcaagaaataaaattttaaagtgaataattaaaatgtaaaatggaaactgtgagtgtgtgtgtgtgcgtttgtgtgtgtctttgtgggtgtgtatgtgtggatgTGTCTGTGTGGGTGGGGGAATGCATTGTGCCTGTGTATACTTCTACATACACGTGATAATTCACTATAGACATAgcgatacatatatgtatataaaactatatttgcATAGATTAACTATCTTTCTATCATCTATCGATTTATCATCTATCTATGTGGATCTATACCTATGTCTCAATCTCTCTCACTCTGTACCTCtcacctatctatctatctctctatctatctatctctctatctatctatcatctatttatctatctatccatttatctatctatctatccctcTAACTCTCTTTCTACCTACCTATCTGATATGCCATTTCCTCCATATGGCAGAATTTGTGTGCACTGAATGTGAAGTGGGCTTCATTGTCCTCTCTTCTTTGTTTGTGCTCCTCTAGATGGCCGCCCAAAAGAGGCCGGGAGAAAGCGCACGTTCATCTCACCCTCTCAAACAGGGATGCTTGTGCAAGCCTTTGAGAGGGACCGCTTTCCTGGCATTGCCACCAGGGAAGAATTGGCTCGTCAAACAGGACTTCCCGAACCTCGAATCCAGGTAAGGTCTCAGTAGGTGGAAGATGGTATGTCCCAAGGCGGGAGTGCCGTTTTCCTCCCGTGCCGGTGCTGGATATACGTAGGCACTGCTGATGGTTTTGGATGTGTGGGAGGGTCAttggggggttggggagaagaATGGGGCTTGTAAGTTTCCCCATAGATATTCACTCAGGTGCCTGACCTGGAGGCATCCATTTCCTGAAGGGGACGGAGCAGAGGATGTGCCGGACAGCCTGGGAGGGGTCCCGACAGTCTAGCCAGACAGCGAGGGATCTCTCATGGAAGCCAGGGTTCCAGTGTAGCCCTGATTTGGCCCCTCATTTTGCAAGGACCTGGGGACTGGCAAAGGTCCCATCACCCTGGGTCAAGGCCTATCCGAAGACAGTGTTTTTGCCCGGAGCCTGTCAGACCAGGGGTGCTGGCATGGGGGTTGCCATGCGACGTGGGAGATCGTGCTTCTGATGtacctgtctccctttctctcatcTTGCCTAGATATGGTTTCAGAACCGGAGAGCTCGGCACCcggagcagagcagaggggcGCCTGCCAAGGCCCGGGCAGAAGACCCCGATGCCATACAAGCCTCGACTGTCCCATCGGACCAAATGCCCCTGCCCAACATCCACAACAGCGCTCATCAATTGCCTCCAACTGATCCACTGGACAGCTTCCGGTCCCTTACcgctgcagcccctcctctggccccaagCTTATTTGTGCCTTGTGCTCCCCGTGGTGGCTGGGTGGGCCAGCCTTTGATGCTCCTGGTGGTCCAGACCGCCCCGGCTTCGCAGGGAGCAGAGAACCCTCCACATCCGGGAACAGACCCCGGCGGCACCACAGCAGGGCCGAGTCCAGGAGGGGGTCTCGCAACCATGCCCGCCGCACTCACGCCCTCCGCCCACGGAGGGGCCTGCCCGCACAGCAGCCTGCACCCTGGCCTGGCAGCACGCCCTCAGCCTGTCCCCCGCAGCGCTCCGCCACACACCGGGCAGCATCCGGCTCAGCCACGCAGCCCCCACGCCCCAATTCTGCAGCCCGAACAGGCCGAGACACACCTGTGGCAGCAGCAGGCCCCATCGGATCAGCTCACGTGTCCTCCGCTCCAACCGCAGCCCCAGCCCTCGGGCGCCAGAGGCTCAGGGAGCCTCTTAGATGAACTCTTGTCAGACGCCagccttctggaaaaggcacaacaTTTCCTGAGCGACGGCACCCCGGAAGAGGGACTTTGGCCAACCCTGGAAGAACCCCTCAGTGATGACGAATTCCAGGCCCTCCTGGACATGCTGCCAGGCTCGCCAGGGCCTCAGGAAAGCCTTCGGTCGAGCCCAATTCAGGCCTCCTTCCCTGGGATGCCGAGCCACGGCTGAGAAAAAAGGACGAGGAACCAGCCACACTCCTAGGGCTCGGCAGCAAGGGCAAGGCGCCCAGACTGCGGGCGCCACTGCGtggcctccctcagccctgccGTGCTCCGCGGGCGCTCTCGGGATGCACGGGCACCAGGAGGGCCATCCTCCCTGATGTCGGAAGGGATGCTAGCATGCCAAAGGACAAGAATACCGCCCAAGTCCTCTTGGCTTGGAGGTCGATTTGCGGGTTCTATCTGACATTGCCTTGATCCAATAAACCTGGCTTGGAACTCAACGCAAAGTCTTTGGCTCTGTTTTGGTCCCCTTGTAGTCTGTGCCCCAGCATCCATGCCACTCCTCACAGATTCACCATGTCCCCCTTTGCCTGGGACTGGATGGGAAGGGGGTCGGGGGCCCTGGATAAGAAGCCAGCTTCTACATGCAAACTAGATTCTCTTGGAAACCCTACAACAATGAAGCACCGTCACTGGGATTCTGGGAGCAAGAGAGCTTCCATTAGGGCCAGTACAGGGGAGCACCGTTACACAACTCTCCTAGCACATTTCTTGGTTCCCAGATTATAGCCAGATTATTATCAGCAGGGCTCAAATTAACCAAGGTGCTGGCGATATTAGGCAGgcaatcaatctctctctctccctcacgcCCTCCATCCCTACCTCCCTCTCTCACTtgtctccttctgcctctctctttttctctctctccctctccccctgtctTATGGTCTCTTTGCCACAAACACTTACAgcgcacacacagccacacaaacCCACAAGCATCGTTTGAACCAAGTGCTGCTATAATTAGACTCATCCCCAAATGTTGCTGAAGAAGCTCGTTGTCTCCATCTCAGTGCACATGGCTGAGTTTCATGAATCAGGGTGGCAAAGGAGTACACTAAAGACGGCCCATTATGTGTTTTGGGTTTCCATGTTTCGAGGGTCTAGGGCCTAGGCTCAGCTAAAATGTCAGATGGGTTTGTAGGTTCCAGCCAAATTTTCCTTCCTAGCACAGCTGCGCCACCATCCTCTAGGACGCTTTGGAAttccccttctgcttctcctgctcctcctcctccttcttgtcctctgctccccctcccctcccccttcccactcccctcccccacacccctcccctcccctcctcatccctctccccacacccctcccttccctctcctcctccccatgtATTCGATTTTGGAAAACACACCCTCGCTTCCCATCTCTATCCTACTGGGTCCATCTTGGCTGAGGCGGGGCTATCGTTGCACTCCCCAGCGTTACTTGAGTTATCTGTCTCTTCTCCCAAGTTGTGGTGCCGGGCCCTCCTTTTCAGCTCTGGTTTCTTGCCTGACTTTCCCGGACTCGTGCCTGCCGTCCGGAGAAGGAGTGACCGTCTACAGATTCTCTGGTTCCATGTGTTTTCACCATCAAACGatttttccttgcttccctttTGGCAGCTCCAGCAGGGAAGTTCGCTTGGGAATGCATTCCGTTTGCGTGGGCCGGATTCCCGACAGCAGAGCTCCCGATGCCTTTGGGCATGAGTCCTTGGGGCTGCTGGACAGCTTCTGACCTGTGTTGACCTGGGAGATGGCCCCAGGCGAGTGAGGGCAgctccccgctcccctccccctccccatcttcccctccccctcttttcccctcccccacccactgtTGGGACGTGCATTCGACCTGGCTTCCCTGGGAGACAGGCTTGCCAAGAGAACTGCTTTGACGTAGCCGGGTGTAGCTGACACGTTTCAGCCTGGATAGACTTCAGGGGACCGGACCCTCATCAGGCCTCTCTGGAAAGGCTTTGAAGATGCTGGCAGACAGGAGGGGCAACCTAGCCATGTTGGGTTCGCCCAGGACAAGCCTCGCACTTCGAAGCCGCCTCCTAGTGTGCTAGTGGGGTCTGCCCCTTTCTTCATGCACTCCCTGGCCCGTGAGGAAGGGGGCGGGCTGCAGATGACAGCTGGAAAAGTTTCCAAAGTTTGTGACCAAAGAGCATGACCCGTGTGTCGAATCCTGTGTCCGTCGCTGCATTCAGCCTTCCTATTGGAATGAGCGGGTCCTCAGCCTCCAGTCAAGGAAATGCCTCAGGCCTGGAATGCAATGAGGTCCAGGAGATGCCGAGGGAATTGGGAAGTAGACACCGGGAAGCTAGGCCCTCCACACTGGAAAGAACACTGGGGCCAAGCCTTGTCACCACGAACTCAGGGTTGGGGAAAGCCATGGAGAGCAAACACTGCGTGGAATGGGAAAACGTGTGAAAACCAGAGAGCCCTGGAGCCCATTCAGCCCAGGGAACGGAGGATGCCAGGCTTCCAAAGAAAGTTCCTTGCTGGCCTCCGGATTTGCCTTTCAGTCCAAGTCCCCTAACATGGACACATATGAACTATTCAAGGTTCTCAAGGTGGAAGGGGGGGTTGGGATCCCGAGGCAGCGATTTCCATAAATAGGGGCGGGGCGTGCCCGATCCCTTGATAAGGCCCGTGCTCCCGGGAACTCCACATTTGGCCAGCAGCCTCTGTGCCGGCCGGGTGTCTCTCCGGCCATGGATGACTCACGCACGCCCAAAGGTAAGTAGACATCAGCACCTGGGCTCTCCTTCTGGCTCATCTGAAATGCATTCCTGCCCTCTCAGGGATGTGGACGAGGGGAGAAATGGCCCCCTGAGACTGCAGGGATGGCTCTGGCTGGACTCTGTGTAAGGAAGCCATTGGGCCAAATGATTGAGAGAGTGGCTTGTGTagttgtgtttttcctttccgtttttttgtatttattcattgatttctttgGCCCTGTTGAAATTGACATGGGAGCGGTAGCCCTGCTGcccacccacagctcctctgtgAGAAGTCCTGACGTGCAGCTGCACAGAAAGCTGCAGCCGTTGCCCAAGGCTTCCGATCGCATGCAGCGCATTTCTAGTGGAACACGTTAGGACATTTGAGTTGGTGGTGTTGGTACTTTCTCGCTGTGGTTTAGCAGCTCCCTCTTGCCTTGAGTTCCCTGGGAAAAGGTCCGTTTCTCTGCTGTCCCTGGAAGTAGTCCACACGCAGGATACCCAAGAAGCACGGCAGGTCATAGGATCCCTTGCCACCAAACTCTACACTAGGGCTCGGGAGGCACTGATCCCAGAAACCCTTGACTTGCCTCCCACTCGACTCCAAAGTAGGGAGTGGAGACTGGGGGCAGGGGCGGCTGGGGGCGCATGTGGGGGTGCGGCTTTCTGAAGGCAAAAGCCCCAAGGCCAGGCTACCGTGTGATCCATGACTTCTGTCCGAAGCAATCTCACTGTAGCTGGCAAGGAGGAAGGGTGCTTGTGAAGGAAGCATCGCTTGGGGTGCGCAAGCCGTGCCTTGTGTCCTTCCAGGCAGACACCTTGACACACTAGTTTGGCAGCTGGCAGTGGCTAGCGGGGAATACCTTTGTCGGGAGGGCTGATGTTCTAGAGTTTGAATACACTTCAGGAAATCCAAGTCGTCCCAAAGCCCGGGACGTGCCCGACACCACGTCGGGCTTTCCGCAGAACGTGTGAACAAGCACAGTCCTATTCCTCTGCATCACAGAAGACAAGTGTCCACTAGGAAAGGGCTCTATCACCCCAAGCtttccacagagaaaaatagCACGCACTCAGCCAGTCCACATGACACGTTGTCTTCCAGGATGGGGTGCTCATCCTCTGTGGTGTCCCAGCCCAGGCGTCATCAGAATCAGGGTCAGGGCACGAGGGCCGCAATGTGGGTATCCGACACACCCTACACACGTGTTGCCGTGCTTGGCTTGATTTTCAAATAGTTCTACCAGGTGTGCCATGGGTGTGTGAGGAGCCGCAAGGCGGGCTCTACTAGCTGGTCTAAAGTTCGAGGTCCGTCCTGCCAGGGGCCATCCAGACGTTGCACGGCCGGCAGCCTGTGGACGAATCCCCTGGGTGGGAACACTTTCCACCCATTTGGAACATGACCCTGTTGCCCTAGGTCTTCCCAGCTGGTTGGTTTGTAGTTCTCTGGGCTGCCGGTGAGTGGGTGGTAGATCCCAAGGACATGAGCCACCTCATCTTTGCTACTTGGCCTAGATGGAATGCCCAGGGTCACCCTTTttgcagggctgtgtgtgtgcttCCGTTAGATAGAATGGGACGGTCATCTGTGCACTGGGGTcttctcacccccacctcccggACACAAAAAGCAGCCTGGTGTGGCACCACCCGTCACCACCACACACCGCCGTTGGTGCAGCCATACGGATTCCCTCTCAGACGTTTCCCCCTCTTATCTTTGGCAGGCCCACGCCCAAGTGGACAGCGGAGAAAGAGGCTGGTTCTGAAGCTCAGTCAAAAGGATGCTCTGCAAGCCCTCTTTCAACAGAACCCCTACCCTGGCATCAAGGCCCGAGAGAGCCTGGCCCGAGACCTGGGCATTACCGAAAGCAGAATTCAGGTAAATGTCAGTCTCGGGATTCCTGTTCTCTCGGGTTCCGTGTCCAGATGCCACCCGGCCCGAGCCGAGTGAGTCCCAATTCCAGGTCGGGGAGCTGGCTGCCGAGACTTAGCCGGGCTTCGTCTC
The sequence above is a segment of the Camelus dromedarius isolate mCamDro1 chromosome 33, mCamDro1.pat, whole genome shotgun sequence genome. Coding sequences within it:
- the LOC135319828 gene encoding double homeobox protein 4-like protein 4; translated protein: MDDSRTPNGPRPSGQRRKRLVLKLSQKDALQALFQQNPYPGIKARESLARDLGIPESRIQALTQDGRPKEAGRKRTFISPSQTGMLVQAFERDRFPGIATREELARQTGLPEPRIQIWFQNRRARHPEQSRGAPAKARAEDPDAIQASTVPSDQMPLPNIHNSAHQLPPTDPLDSFRSLTAAAPPLAPSLFVPCAPRGGWVGQPLMLLVVQTAPASQGAENPPHPGTDPGGTTAGPSPGGGLATMPAALTPSAHGGACPHSSLHPGLAARPQPVPRSAPPHTGQHPAQPRSPHAPILQPEQAETHLWQQQAPSDQLTCPPLQPQPQPSGARGSGSLLDELLSDASLLEKAQHFLSDGTPEEGLWPTLEEPLSDDEFQALLDMLPGSPGPQESLRSSPIQASFPGMPSHG